CAGCCGTCCATCGCCCATCTCGCGGTGGTGGTGTGCATCACCCAAAAGTACTTGCACTCACCCAGGTTGGCATCCGACCACCACGATTCCGGTTAACGGTCGAGGGTGAGCTGCATCCTTCCTACTTGAAGTATCTCGAACATAAATTACGTGACCAGTTTTCTTTTACGGGAACTCCCATCCACTTTACATTCGGTACGCCACGACCTGGCGCTACGAATAAACCGACCAACCGACCAGCCAAACGAACCGTCAGCCACGGGCCAACCAAACGACCAGCCAACCGATCACGCAGATGATTCCAAACGTCGCACCGCGCCTTATTGTTGGGCTGGGTAATCCCGACGCAAAGTACGCCAACACACGACACAATATTGGACGATTGGTTATTGAAACGTATCTTAAAGAAACGAGTGGTTTCCTGGCACGCTTAACTGGCAGCAGTGCAAAATCAATAAACATTCCGGAGTTCAAAGGCAAGGCCTACCGAACGCATACCACTAAAACTGGCTGCGTCTTTGTGCCTGACCTCGGAACCTTCATGAATGAATCTGGTCCAGCGCTCGAACGAGTCCGCTCATTTTTAAAACTCGAGGCAGCAGAAGTACTACTTATTCACGACGACATCGACCTCCCTCTCGATACTGTCCGCATTAGCTTCGACGCCTCGGCTGGTGGCCACAACGGTGTTCGTTCAGTGATTACCGCACTTGGCACGAGCACATTTTGTCGCTTGCGGATTGGCATTGAAACACGAACGAATAAATCCGAGCCGCCAGCTGACGCCTTCGTTCTCCAGCCATTTCTTGAATCGGAACAACAACGAGCGGTACAAAAAGGGTGCGCCGCCCTTACGGCCATCCTTACGACCGGCGCCACCACTGCTATGAATACCTATAACACCCGCTCGAATGGCTAAGGTCACCCCACGCTATGTCAGCTTTCGTACAAAAGACGGGCTGAACTTGCCAGGATTACTCTACGAACCACGTAACAAGAAAACAGCTGCCATATATCTTCACGGGAACGGCACTGCCTCAGTCTTTTACAATGCGAACGAGAAACACAGTATCGGACAAGCGTTACTGGGCCGTAGTATCGCCACGCTCTACTTTAACAACCGCGGGGCGCACCTCATAAAAAACCTAGACGTGAAGCGCGGTGGTAAAATAACCCGTCAGCCGTACGGCATGGCCTATGAGAAAATAAAAGAATGCCTGTACGACATTGACGCTGCTATCAATTTTTTAAAAAAGCAGGGCTACACTGAATTCATTCTCATCGGCAGCTCAACGGGTGCGAATAAAATTTGCATCTACAACTACTACCGACCGCACAATGAAGTGAAAAAGTACGTGCTTCTCTCCGCTGGTGACGACGTGGGTATTTTTTA
The DNA window shown above is from Patescibacteria group bacterium and carries:
- the pth gene encoding aminoacyl-tRNA hydrolase → MIPNVAPRLIVGLGNPDAKYANTRHNIGRLVIETYLKETSGFLARLTGSSAKSINIPEFKGKAYRTHTTKTGCVFVPDLGTFMNESGPALERVRSFLKLEAAEVLLIHDDIDLPLDTVRISFDASAGGHNGVRSVITALGTSTFCRLRIGIETRTNKSEPPADAFVLQPFLESEQQRAVQKGCAALTAILTTGATTAMNTYNTRSNG
- a CDS encoding DUF1749 domain-containing protein, whose translation is MAKVTPRYVSFRTKDGLNLPGLLYEPRNKKTAAIYLHGNGTASVFYNANEKHSIGQALLGRSIATLYFNNRGAHLIKNLDVKRGGKITRQPYGMAYEKIKECLYDIDAAINFLKKQGYTEFILIGSSTGANKICIYNYYRPHNEVKKYVLLSAGDDVGIFYDQLGKNRFEKLLKLAARRSKTKQANELMPELYPQLIFSNAAFFDTANPDGDYNVFPFYEALRNVRLSKKPLFRHFKSIKKPTLVVFGDRDEYAWNSVLRIVEILKTIQSKCTYTVIRGADHGFAKHEKEMAKAVMNWLLRS